A genomic window from Vigna radiata var. radiata cultivar VC1973A chromosome 2, Vradiata_ver6, whole genome shotgun sequence includes:
- the LOC106755863 gene encoding uncharacterized protein LOC106755863, translating to MARARNLMVAAGLVAFAAAGMSFPFYMASSRKPVIDPTKPLPPQATFRGPYINTGSRDVGPDVGPQKK from the exons ATGGCACGAGCACGCAATCTAATGGTTGCAGCAGGTTTAGTTGCTTTCGCTGCAGCAGGCATGTCATTTCCCTTCTACATGGC TTCATCAAGGAAGCCTGTTATTGATCCAACAAAGCCACTTCCACCACAAGCAACTTTTCGAGGGCCTTACATCAACACAGGCTCGCGTGATGTTGGTCCTGATGTTGGTCCCCAGAAGAAATGA